One region of Anas acuta chromosome Z, bAnaAcu1.1, whole genome shotgun sequence genomic DNA includes:
- the ERCC8 gene encoding DNA excision repair protein ERCC-8 isoform X4, with the protein MVLGPEAESMWMQLRYEWPSRSHPDVHRFSVETVQWYPHDTGMFTSSSFDKTLKIWDTNTLQIADVFHFEGTVYSHHMSPIATKHCLVAVGTKSPKVQLCDLKSGSCSHILQGHRQEVLAVSWSPRHEYILATASADSKVKLWDVRRASGCLTTLDQHNGEKTKASSEAANTAHNGRVNGLCYMSDGLHLLTIGTDDRMRLWNSSTGENTLVNYGKVRNESRKGLKFAVSCGCSPEFAFVPCGSTIAVYTVFSGELVTMLRGHYNNVGCCVFQPNFQELYSGGKDCNILAWIPALREPVPDDVSDKCLPQQHLNPAYEDAWSSSDDEG; encoded by the exons ATGGTATTGGGCCCTGAAGCTGAATCCATGTGGATGCAGCTCAGATATGAGTGGCCTAGCAG GAGCCATCCTGATGTACATAGATTCAGTGTGGAGACAGTCCAGTGGTATCCTCATGATACTGGCATGTTTACATCCAGCTCATTTGATAAAACCTTGAAAATTTGGGATACTAATACTTTACAA ATTGCAGATGTATTTCACTTTGAGGGAACAGTCTATAGCCATCACATGTCTCCAATTGCTACAAAGCACTGTTTAGTAGCAG TTGGTACCAAAAGCCCCAAAGTACAGCTCTGTGACTTGAAGTCTGGATCCTGTTCTCACATTCTGCAGG GTCACAGGCAAGAAGTACTGGCAGTGTCTTGGTCCCCACGTCATGAATATATTTTGGCAACAGCAAG tgcTGACAGTAAAGTAAAATTATGGGATGTGAGGAGAGCATCTGGATGTCTAACTACGCTTGATCAGCACAATGGAGAAAAGACCAAAGCATCTTCTGAGGCAG CAAATACGGCTCACAATGGGAGAGTTAATGGTTTATGCTATATGAGTGATGGGCTTCATCTGTTGACCATTGGTACGGATGATCGGATGAGACTCTGGAACAGCTCCACTGGAGAAAATACATTA GTGAACTATGGTAAAGTCCGCAATGAAAGTAGAAAAGGACTCAAATTCGCCGTCTCTTGTGGCTGTAGTCCAGAGTTTGCCTTTGTACCATGTGGTAGTACCATTGCTGTTTATACAGTTTTCTCAGGAGAACTGGTAACTATGCTTAGAGGACATTATAATAATGTTGGCTGCTGTGTATTTCAACCTAACTTTCAG GAACTTTATAGTGGTGGCAAAGACTGCAATATCCTCGCATGGATACCAGCTCTTCGAGAGCCAGTTCCTGATGATGTCTCTGACAAG tgtCTGCCTCAGCAGCATTTAAATCCAGCATATGAAGATGCATGGAGCAGCAGTGATGATGAAGGCTGA
- the ERCC8 gene encoding DNA excision repair protein ERCC-8 isoform X5: protein MFTSSSFDKTLKIWDTNTLQIADVFHFEGTVYSHHMSPIATKHCLVAVGTKSPKVQLCDLKSGSCSHILQGHRQEVLAVSWSPRHEYILATASADSKVKLWDVRRASGCLTTLDQHNGEKTKASSEAANTAHNGRVNGLCYMSDGLHLLTIGTDDRMRLWNSSTGENTLVNYGKVRNESRKGLKFAVSCGCSPEFAFVPCGSTIAVYTVFSGELVTMLRGHYNNVGCCVFQPNFQELYSGGKDCNILAWIPALREPVPDDVSDKCLPQQHLNPAYEDAWSSSDDEG from the exons ATGTTTACATCCAGCTCATTTGATAAAACCTTGAAAATTTGGGATACTAATACTTTACAA ATTGCAGATGTATTTCACTTTGAGGGAACAGTCTATAGCCATCACATGTCTCCAATTGCTACAAAGCACTGTTTAGTAGCAG TTGGTACCAAAAGCCCCAAAGTACAGCTCTGTGACTTGAAGTCTGGATCCTGTTCTCACATTCTGCAGG GTCACAGGCAAGAAGTACTGGCAGTGTCTTGGTCCCCACGTCATGAATATATTTTGGCAACAGCAAG tgcTGACAGTAAAGTAAAATTATGGGATGTGAGGAGAGCATCTGGATGTCTAACTACGCTTGATCAGCACAATGGAGAAAAGACCAAAGCATCTTCTGAGGCAG CAAATACGGCTCACAATGGGAGAGTTAATGGTTTATGCTATATGAGTGATGGGCTTCATCTGTTGACCATTGGTACGGATGATCGGATGAGACTCTGGAACAGCTCCACTGGAGAAAATACATTA GTGAACTATGGTAAAGTCCGCAATGAAAGTAGAAAAGGACTCAAATTCGCCGTCTCTTGTGGCTGTAGTCCAGAGTTTGCCTTTGTACCATGTGGTAGTACCATTGCTGTTTATACAGTTTTCTCAGGAGAACTGGTAACTATGCTTAGAGGACATTATAATAATGTTGGCTGCTGTGTATTTCAACCTAACTTTCAG GAACTTTATAGTGGTGGCAAAGACTGCAATATCCTCGCATGGATACCAGCTCTTCGAGAGCCAGTTCCTGATGATGTCTCTGACAAG tgtCTGCCTCAGCAGCATTTAAATCCAGCATATGAAGATGCATGGAGCAGCAGTGATGATGAAGGCTGA
- the ERCC8 gene encoding DNA excision repair protein ERCC-8 isoform X6 has product MSPIATKHCLVAVGTKSPKVQLCDLKSGSCSHILQGHRQEVLAVSWSPRHEYILATASADSKVKLWDVRRASGCLTTLDQHNGEKTKASSEAANTAHNGRVNGLCYMSDGLHLLTIGTDDRMRLWNSSTGENTLVNYGKVRNESRKGLKFAVSCGCSPEFAFVPCGSTIAVYTVFSGELVTMLRGHYNNVGCCVFQPNFQELYSGGKDCNILAWIPALREPVPDDVSDKCLPQQHLNPAYEDAWSSSDDEG; this is encoded by the exons ATGTCTCCAATTGCTACAAAGCACTGTTTAGTAGCAG TTGGTACCAAAAGCCCCAAAGTACAGCTCTGTGACTTGAAGTCTGGATCCTGTTCTCACATTCTGCAGG GTCACAGGCAAGAAGTACTGGCAGTGTCTTGGTCCCCACGTCATGAATATATTTTGGCAACAGCAAG tgcTGACAGTAAAGTAAAATTATGGGATGTGAGGAGAGCATCTGGATGTCTAACTACGCTTGATCAGCACAATGGAGAAAAGACCAAAGCATCTTCTGAGGCAG CAAATACGGCTCACAATGGGAGAGTTAATGGTTTATGCTATATGAGTGATGGGCTTCATCTGTTGACCATTGGTACGGATGATCGGATGAGACTCTGGAACAGCTCCACTGGAGAAAATACATTA GTGAACTATGGTAAAGTCCGCAATGAAAGTAGAAAAGGACTCAAATTCGCCGTCTCTTGTGGCTGTAGTCCAGAGTTTGCCTTTGTACCATGTGGTAGTACCATTGCTGTTTATACAGTTTTCTCAGGAGAACTGGTAACTATGCTTAGAGGACATTATAATAATGTTGGCTGCTGTGTATTTCAACCTAACTTTCAG GAACTTTATAGTGGTGGCAAAGACTGCAATATCCTCGCATGGATACCAGCTCTTCGAGAGCCAGTTCCTGATGATGTCTCTGACAAG tgtCTGCCTCAGCAGCATTTAAATCCAGCATATGAAGATGCATGGAGCAGCAGTGATGATGAAGGCTGA
- the ERCC8 gene encoding DNA excision repair protein ERCC-8 isoform X1 → MLGFLSGRQAGLDEPLRLRRAEATRRVLSLELNKDRDVERIHGNGINSLDIEPVEGRYMLSGGSDGVIVVYDLENLSRKPTYTCKAVCSVGRSHPDVHRFSVETVQWYPHDTGMFTSSSFDKTLKIWDTNTLQIADVFHFEGTVYSHHMSPIATKHCLVAVGTKSPKVQLCDLKSGSCSHILQGHRQEVLAVSWSPRHEYILATASADSKVKLWDVRRASGCLTTLDQHNGEKTKASSEAANTAHNGRVNGLCYMSDGLHLLTIGTDDRMRLWNSSTGENTLVNYGKVRNESRKGLKFAVSCGCSPEFAFVPCGSTIAVYTVFSGELVTMLRGHYNNVGCCVFQPNFQELYSGGKDCNILAWIPALREPVPDDVSDKCLPQQHLNPAYEDAWSSSDDEG, encoded by the exons ATGTTGGGGTTCCTGTCGGGCCGCCAGGCCGGGCTGGACGAGCCGCTGCGGCTGCGCCGCGCCGAGGCCACCCGCAG ggttcTAAGTTTGGAATTAAATAAAGATAGAGATGTGGAAAGAATACATGGAAATGGTATTAACAGCCTTGATATTGAGCCTGTTGAGGGAAGATA CATGTTATCAGGTGGTTCAGATGGTGTTATTGTAGTTTACGACCTTGAAAACCTGAGCAGAAAACCAACTTACACGTGTAAAGCAGTTTGTTCTGTGGGAAG GAGCCATCCTGATGTACATAGATTCAGTGTGGAGACAGTCCAGTGGTATCCTCATGATACTGGCATGTTTACATCCAGCTCATTTGATAAAACCTTGAAAATTTGGGATACTAATACTTTACAA ATTGCAGATGTATTTCACTTTGAGGGAACAGTCTATAGCCATCACATGTCTCCAATTGCTACAAAGCACTGTTTAGTAGCAG TTGGTACCAAAAGCCCCAAAGTACAGCTCTGTGACTTGAAGTCTGGATCCTGTTCTCACATTCTGCAGG GTCACAGGCAAGAAGTACTGGCAGTGTCTTGGTCCCCACGTCATGAATATATTTTGGCAACAGCAAG tgcTGACAGTAAAGTAAAATTATGGGATGTGAGGAGAGCATCTGGATGTCTAACTACGCTTGATCAGCACAATGGAGAAAAGACCAAAGCATCTTCTGAGGCAG CAAATACGGCTCACAATGGGAGAGTTAATGGTTTATGCTATATGAGTGATGGGCTTCATCTGTTGACCATTGGTACGGATGATCGGATGAGACTCTGGAACAGCTCCACTGGAGAAAATACATTA GTGAACTATGGTAAAGTCCGCAATGAAAGTAGAAAAGGACTCAAATTCGCCGTCTCTTGTGGCTGTAGTCCAGAGTTTGCCTTTGTACCATGTGGTAGTACCATTGCTGTTTATACAGTTTTCTCAGGAGAACTGGTAACTATGCTTAGAGGACATTATAATAATGTTGGCTGCTGTGTATTTCAACCTAACTTTCAG GAACTTTATAGTGGTGGCAAAGACTGCAATATCCTCGCATGGATACCAGCTCTTCGAGAGCCAGTTCCTGATGATGTCTCTGACAAG tgtCTGCCTCAGCAGCATTTAAATCCAGCATATGAAGATGCATGGAGCAGCAGTGATGATGAAGGCTGA
- the ERCC8 gene encoding DNA excision repair protein ERCC-8 isoform X3: MLSGGSDGVIVVYDLENLSRKPTYTCKAVCSVGRSHPDVHRFSVETVQWYPHDTGMFTSSSFDKTLKIWDTNTLQIADVFHFEGTVYSHHMSPIATKHCLVAVGTKSPKVQLCDLKSGSCSHILQGHRQEVLAVSWSPRHEYILATASADSKVKLWDVRRASGCLTTLDQHNGEKTKASSEAANTAHNGRVNGLCYMSDGLHLLTIGTDDRMRLWNSSTGENTLVNYGKVRNESRKGLKFAVSCGCSPEFAFVPCGSTIAVYTVFSGELVTMLRGHYNNVGCCVFQPNFQELYSGGKDCNILAWIPALREPVPDDVSDKCLPQQHLNPAYEDAWSSSDDEG; encoded by the exons ATGTTATCAGGTGGTTCAGATGGTGTTATTGTAGTTTACGACCTTGAAAACCTGAGCAGAAAACCAACTTACACGTGTAAAGCAGTTTGTTCTGTGGGAAG GAGCCATCCTGATGTACATAGATTCAGTGTGGAGACAGTCCAGTGGTATCCTCATGATACTGGCATGTTTACATCCAGCTCATTTGATAAAACCTTGAAAATTTGGGATACTAATACTTTACAA ATTGCAGATGTATTTCACTTTGAGGGAACAGTCTATAGCCATCACATGTCTCCAATTGCTACAAAGCACTGTTTAGTAGCAG TTGGTACCAAAAGCCCCAAAGTACAGCTCTGTGACTTGAAGTCTGGATCCTGTTCTCACATTCTGCAGG GTCACAGGCAAGAAGTACTGGCAGTGTCTTGGTCCCCACGTCATGAATATATTTTGGCAACAGCAAG tgcTGACAGTAAAGTAAAATTATGGGATGTGAGGAGAGCATCTGGATGTCTAACTACGCTTGATCAGCACAATGGAGAAAAGACCAAAGCATCTTCTGAGGCAG CAAATACGGCTCACAATGGGAGAGTTAATGGTTTATGCTATATGAGTGATGGGCTTCATCTGTTGACCATTGGTACGGATGATCGGATGAGACTCTGGAACAGCTCCACTGGAGAAAATACATTA GTGAACTATGGTAAAGTCCGCAATGAAAGTAGAAAAGGACTCAAATTCGCCGTCTCTTGTGGCTGTAGTCCAGAGTTTGCCTTTGTACCATGTGGTAGTACCATTGCTGTTTATACAGTTTTCTCAGGAGAACTGGTAACTATGCTTAGAGGACATTATAATAATGTTGGCTGCTGTGTATTTCAACCTAACTTTCAG GAACTTTATAGTGGTGGCAAAGACTGCAATATCCTCGCATGGATACCAGCTCTTCGAGAGCCAGTTCCTGATGATGTCTCTGACAAG tgtCTGCCTCAGCAGCATTTAAATCCAGCATATGAAGATGCATGGAGCAGCAGTGATGATGAAGGCTGA
- the ERCC8 gene encoding DNA excision repair protein ERCC-8 isoform X2: MAGRPLNGPQRPANGHPPAPPPLPAPAAGMPATPLAIGGGRPTPGARWRGGGGRRGGDAMLGFLSGRQAGLDEPLRLRRAEATRRVLSLELNKDRDVERIHGNGINSLDIEPVEGRYMLSGGSDGVIVVYDLENLSRKPTYTCKAVCSVGRSHPDVHRFSVETVQWYPHDTGMFTSSSFDKTLKIWDTNTLQIADVFHFEGTVYSHHMSPIATKHCLVAVGTKSPKVQLCDLKSGSCSHILQGHRQEVLAVSWSPRHEYILATASADSKVKLWDVRRASGCLTTLDQHNGEKTKASSEAANTAHNGRVNGLCYMSDGLHLLTIGTDDRMRLWNSSTGENTLLSFMFLWNLSRGVLEQCQNFLSLYLHCNQTGKKFPLLLQCFLWPVLI, from the exons GGGCCGGCCGCTTAACGGCCCCCAACGGCCCGCTAACGGTCACCcaccggccccgccgccgctccccgcccctGCAGCCGGCATGCCAGCAACGCCGCTCGCCATTGGCGGGGGCCGGCCAACCCCGGGCGCAAGATGGCGGGGGGGCGGTGGGCGTCGCGGAGGGGACGCCATGTTGGGGTTCCTGTCGGGCCGCCAGGCCGGGCTGGACGAGCCGCTGCGGCTGCGCCGCGCCGAGGCCACCCGCAG ggttcTAAGTTTGGAATTAAATAAAGATAGAGATGTGGAAAGAATACATGGAAATGGTATTAACAGCCTTGATATTGAGCCTGTTGAGGGAAGATA CATGTTATCAGGTGGTTCAGATGGTGTTATTGTAGTTTACGACCTTGAAAACCTGAGCAGAAAACCAACTTACACGTGTAAAGCAGTTTGTTCTGTGGGAAG GAGCCATCCTGATGTACATAGATTCAGTGTGGAGACAGTCCAGTGGTATCCTCATGATACTGGCATGTTTACATCCAGCTCATTTGATAAAACCTTGAAAATTTGGGATACTAATACTTTACAA ATTGCAGATGTATTTCACTTTGAGGGAACAGTCTATAGCCATCACATGTCTCCAATTGCTACAAAGCACTGTTTAGTAGCAG TTGGTACCAAAAGCCCCAAAGTACAGCTCTGTGACTTGAAGTCTGGATCCTGTTCTCACATTCTGCAGG GTCACAGGCAAGAAGTACTGGCAGTGTCTTGGTCCCCACGTCATGAATATATTTTGGCAACAGCAAG tgcTGACAGTAAAGTAAAATTATGGGATGTGAGGAGAGCATCTGGATGTCTAACTACGCTTGATCAGCACAATGGAGAAAAGACCAAAGCATCTTCTGAGGCAG CAAATACGGCTCACAATGGGAGAGTTAATGGTTTATGCTATATGAGTGATGGGCTTCATCTGTTGACCATTGGTACGGATGATCGGATGAGACTCTGGAACAGCTCCACTGGAGAAAATACATTA CTCTCCTTTATGTTTTTGTGGAATCTCTCCCGGGGAGTCTTAGAACAGTGtcaaaattttctctctctgtatttGCATTGCaaccaaacaggaaaaaaatttcCTCTGTTGCTCCAGTGCTTTCTATGGCCTGTTTTAATATAG